CCAGTAATGCTTGCGATACAGCGGCAAGGTGAGATCTATCGTTATTGATAAAAGACATTTGAGTTGATGGATCATCCCAGATACGGTCTAGCCATCAATAACGCCGCCAGAGACTTGGCATCCGGCACATCGCCGCGTTCCGCCATGCGCAGTGCTTCCAGGACGGGTATCTTTTCCACGGTTAAAAATTCATCGTCGTCCGCTTCGAGCGGATTGTGTTTTAAGTCCGTCGCCAAAAAAACGCTCATGTATTCAGTGGAATAACCCGGCGCGAGGTAGAACGAGCCGACATGTTTCAGCGTTCCCGCTTCCATGCCGGTCTCTTCGCGGATCTCGCGCGCGGCGCATTCTTCAAAGGGTTCGTCGCCATCCCGGGTTCCGGCGGGCAGTTCGAGCATGTCCATGCCTGCGGCGTGGCGGTATTGCCGGACGAAGAGAAGGTTGCCTTCGGGATCCACGGGAACGAGGACCACAGAGCCGCCGTGCTCGACGATCTCGAATTTCGTCTCGCGCCCGTCGGGCGTTTTCAAATAATCGCGGCGGATGGTGAAGGCGCGTCCCTTCATGAGGATTTCGGAGCGCAGGAATTCAAAGGATGGCATTATCTATCCGATCTTTGAACCGCCAAGGCGCCAAGTTCGCCAAGAAACATCTTTTAACTCTTGTGATCTTTGCGTTCTTTGCGGTGAAATAAGTCAATGAGCAAAACAAAAAAGCCCAGGCATCATGACCCGGGCTTGTTGAAGTTTTTCTTACGGAATCTGCAGAACCTGCCCGACCGTCAACCTGGGGGACGAGCCGAGACTGTTTGCGCTAATGATGGCGTTCGGGTCCACGTCGCCGAACGCACATGCAATGCTCCCCACGGTTTCATCTCCCGATGCGACCGTATAAGAAGCAGGATGCGCTTTCAAGTTTCGAGGTCCGGGGAAAGCGCCAGCGCTGGCAGGGATGATCAATTGCGTACCGGTGGAAAGGCTTTCACCCTGAGAGACCGTCAAACCGCTGGCTTGAAGCATGGCATACGGATCCACATCGAAACGCCGCGCGATGCACCAGGGCCATTCACCCTTTTGCAGCGTGTAAGAGGACGGACGCGAACCGGGCGGGATGGGAGTTCCAACCGGCGGCGCGGATGTCGTCACAGCGACTGCATTTGCGTTGGTGGGTGTCCCCGCGCTCAATGTCGCTGTCGGTGTCACTGTGGCAGTCAAGCCCGCAGAGTCGGCTGTTGCGGTTGCGGGCGTGCCAGTCGTTTCGGGAGTACTCCCGCCCCCGGCGGCGGCTGTCTGCGCGGCTTCGGTCTGTTTTGCAAATTGTTCGATCATCTCCATCGGGTTCTCGATGGGCGCATTCGGCGAGACGAACAACCCCGTCGGGATCGGCGTGGCTGTTTCCACTGGCGCCTCTGAGATGGAGCGTTCACAGGCAGAGACGACCAGCGACGCGATCGTAAGCATCGAGATCGTCAATGCCTTGCGATGATTTTGAATCATATATTCTCCTCGTTCCTAAATTAAAAAAGATGGTAGCACATGAAGTTTAAAGCGTCAAGCACTGCGTCATGGATTGCAACCAAGCGATAATTTTGCGGATTCGATTACTTCCGCGCCTCCCCCCGGACCTTGAGTTTGAACCTGCTCCCAAGCCGCGCACACCGCCTTGAGCGTTTTCCCCGATTCGAGGACCTTGTGCGATAGCTCGAGTGCTTTATCGAGTTGACCGTCCATTGCATAGGCATTGACGAACGCCAGCCACTCGCGCGGGTCTTCGGGAGTTAAGCGAAGGCGCGTTGCTTCACCGGCAAGACCGGCTGCAGACTTGAAATCTGCTTGTTGAATGGCGAGTTCGACCTTGGCAAGATAATAGCACCAGCCATGATTCGGCTCGGGGAAGAACTTCGGCGCGGCGGGATTTGCAGGATTGGGGATGATGCGGGATGAATCGGATAATGGAATGGCTTCGACAAGTTCATTTGGAAAATCGGAGTAGAGTTCCGGGCTCGAATTGGAATCCAGGGCGCGCAGGCAGCTGTTTTGCGGCTTGTAGATGACCACTGCATTGGACGTATTTCCGTCGAAATTGACTGTGCGGTAGGGATAGAAGATCTCGACATCTTTTTGCAGCGAGGGTAATGTGGAACCGCCAAGACGTTTTTCGGTGTAGAGCAGCATGTAGGGAAGATCAGCGCGAGTGTAATTCGGCGCGTACATCCAGTTGATGGGAGCGGTGAAGGAGAGGTCGGTTTCGTAGTCGATCGGCATCTGGTAGGTGAGCAGGAGGGTATTGGGTTCGAGCGCGGGCATGCGCCATGCCATCTGCCAGTAGATCTCGCCCTGTCTTTGCCAATCCCTGCGGAAGATATTGGCGTTGAAGAATTGCTGCCCGATGCCGAGAGCGATGAGGGCGGAGAAGATGGTGATCCGCAAACGATGATTCCTGAAGAGCAATTCGATGAGTCCGACGATGAACAAGGTCGCGCCGGGCATGATCGAGATCATGAAACGGTCATAGGAAGATTGCAGGGTGAGCGGAAGATTCGCTGCGAGCGAGGGGAGACGCCCGAGCAGGATGCCCAAGATGCCGGTGAGTAATAATGAAATGGCGCGAGTCTTGTCACTTGTTTCTTCCTGCGCGGAGCGGAGAAAGATTCGGACGAGGGTAATGAATGAAAGCGCGATCAAGCCCAACGTCAGGAGTGAGGCGGGCGCGGGAAGGGAGGTGAATGTCAGGGCGAGGACCTGGACCCAGATGTAGAATCCGCTTTTCCACAGGGAATCCAGCGCCTGGGTCAAATAGTAAATCGCGGTCGGCGATTCGGCGGAGACGGCGTAGGAGGCATAGGGACCGAAGTTGTAGTAATAGGCAAGCCAGGCGGCGTTGAGAATCCAGACCAGCAGATAGGGAAACCAGGCTTTGGCGGTTTGCGTGAAGCGTTCGCGGAAATTGCCTTGAAAGAAGGCGAAAAGGAGAAGGGCGCGGATGCCTTCGATGCCGAAGAAATATTCGGTGGGGAAGATGCCGCAGATCTGAAGAAGTAGTGCAATGACAGTGTCGGTCTTCTTTTGGGTGCGCAAGGCTTTGAACGTGAAGCCGAACGAAAGCAGATAGAAAATGAAAGGGATGAGTTCCTGGTTGATGTGCGTGAGCGCCACCCAATGCTGGCTGTAACCGGGGAAGACGAGCATCAGCAAAGCGGCGACGAAGGCGAGCGTCCCTTCGGTCCCGGTCACCTGTGCCTGCGGCACTGGCGCA
This portion of the Anaerolineales bacterium genome encodes:
- a CDS encoding NUDIX hydrolase, with the protein product MPSFEFLRSEILMKGRAFTIRRDYLKTPDGRETKFEIVEHGGSVVLVPVDPEGNLLFVRQYRHAAGMDMLELPAGTRDGDEPFEECAAREIREETGMEAGTLKHVGSFYLAPGYSTEYMSVFLATDLKHNPLEADDDEFLTVEKIPVLEALRMAERGDVPDAKSLAALLMARPYLG
- a CDS encoding LysM peptidoglycan-binding domain-containing protein, whose translation is MIQNHRKALTISMLTIASLVVSACERSISEAPVETATPIPTGLFVSPNAPIENPMEMIEQFAKQTEAAQTAAAGGGSTPETTGTPATATADSAGLTATVTPTATLSAGTPTNANAVAVTTSAPPVGTPIPPGSRPSSYTLQKGEWPWCIARRFDVDPYAMLQASGLTVSQGESLSTGTQLIIPASAGAFPGPRNLKAHPASYTVASGDETVGSIACAFGDVDPNAIISANSLGSSPRLTVGQVLQIP